In a single window of the Flavivirga spongiicola genome:
- a CDS encoding RNA polymerase sigma factor: MDDLVLIKAIQQDDYDAFRQLFNKYHKPLLGYITTHTNDLQLSKDILQQTFIIVWEQRQNFNISKSFKSYLYSVAFNKCMNYYRKQKRQLSFVNDLREIAIREAIIDDNELIVKRIDKLEYIIEALPPRCKEILRLNKFEGLKYREIAERLQISIKTVESQISIALKKIRKGFESDKLIMFFIKNMFSVKS, translated from the coding sequence ATGGACGATTTAGTATTAATAAAGGCTATTCAACAAGACGATTATGACGCCTTTAGACAGTTGTTTAATAAATATCACAAACCATTATTAGGTTATATTACGACACACACAAATGATTTACAACTGTCAAAAGACATTCTACAACAAACCTTTATAATTGTTTGGGAACAGCGGCAAAATTTCAATATATCTAAATCTTTTAAAAGTTATTTGTATTCAGTAGCTTTTAATAAATGCATGAATTATTATAGAAAGCAAAAAAGACAGCTTTCTTTTGTTAATGATTTAAGAGAGATAGCGATAAGAGAGGCTATTATTGATGATAATGAACTTATTGTAAAACGAATAGATAAGTTAGAATACATTATTGAAGCATTACCACCAAGATGTAAAGAAATACTTAGGCTTAATAAATTTGAAGGCTTAAAATATCGAGAAATTGCAGAAAGGCTACAAATCTCTATTAAAACAGTTGAATCTCAGATTAGTATTGCTTTAAAAAAAATACGAAAAGGTTTTGAGAGTGATAAGTTAATTATGTTCTTCATTAAAAACATGTTTTCTGTTAAAAGTTAA
- a CDS encoding TonB-dependent receptor domain-containing protein produces MFVFFSFGLFSLVAQSNEITVSGTVIESGTNMPVEFATILIADSSTKKAKAGATTNENGKFNLTTTASNFYIEISFIGFTTQTITDFIIENNGIDLGTVTLSENTAELDEVVVQAEKSQTVFKLDKRVFNVGTDLSSTGASTLEILNNVPSVNVNIEGQISLRGSTGVQILINGKPSVLASEESNALGSITADMLEKIEVITNPSAKYDASGTSGIINIVLKKSEKKGLNGSVTLNTGIPNNHSIGLSLNRRTEKFNLFSQIGYGRRTFPRESETASLDKSTGTTLTTIGDSDKNEKFFNIILGTDYHINDLNVITLSGHYAFEDETEHAFQNYDFTDDTQMLTDAWNRNELTTATNPKWEYELQYKKDFKGTKDHNLLFSALGTSFGKDKISNFTNTTTVGTIENSLQEAHTEFVQNEYTFKLDYTHPFAKKYKLEVGAQYVIDDVNNDYEVRDFENNVWQTNTDYSNVFDYNQGVLGLYTTFAFEEEKWGVKGGLRIEDTNLKTILANTNEKNNQKYTNLFPSFHTSYKLTDDVSLQAGYSKRIFRPRLWSLNPFVSFRDNFNLSTGNPNLNPEFTDSFEITSIFKFNGGSLNLGVYHRATEDVIEHITTFEDNVTISKPSNIGTNNATGIELNAKYTPISWLTFTTDFNYNTFKRKGLFESNNFDFSGNRWSSKLTGKIKLPADFTVEATGGYRSKYKNVQSEVTDNLFMNIGVRKKMMKGRLNASLSVRDVFASRNRESITDQVNFYKTSFSQRGRFITLGLSFGFGKGEAMEFSGQKRF; encoded by the coding sequence ATGTTTGTTTTTTTTAGTTTTGGACTGTTTTCATTAGTAGCTCAAAGCAATGAAATTACTGTTTCTGGAACAGTTATAGAGAGTGGAACTAATATGCCTGTAGAGTTTGCCACAATTTTAATAGCAGATTCATCAACTAAAAAGGCTAAGGCTGGAGCAACAACTAATGAAAATGGGAAATTTAATCTCACAACTACAGCTTCTAATTTTTATATTGAAATAAGCTTTATAGGGTTCACGACTCAAACTATAACAGACTTTATAATAGAAAATAATGGCATTGACTTAGGAACAGTTACCCTATCTGAAAATACTGCAGAATTAGATGAAGTTGTTGTTCAAGCTGAAAAATCACAAACTGTTTTCAAACTTGATAAACGCGTATTTAATGTAGGTACAGATTTAAGCAGTACTGGAGCTAGTACATTAGAAATTCTTAATAATGTGCCTTCTGTAAATGTAAATATCGAAGGACAAATTAGTTTAAGAGGAAGTACTGGCGTGCAAATATTGATTAACGGAAAACCTTCTGTGTTGGCAAGTGAAGAAAGTAATGCTTTAGGAAGCATAACAGCTGATATGCTTGAAAAAATTGAAGTTATAACTAACCCCTCAGCAAAGTATGATGCATCTGGTACTTCGGGTATCATCAATATTGTACTCAAAAAATCTGAAAAAAAAGGATTAAATGGCTCTGTAACCTTAAACACAGGAATTCCTAACAACCATAGCATAGGATTAAGTCTAAATCGACGTACCGAAAAATTTAATTTATTTAGCCAAATAGGTTATGGCAGACGTACTTTCCCTAGAGAAAGTGAAACCGCTAGTTTAGATAAATCTACTGGAACTACCTTAACGACTATAGGTGATAGTGATAAAAACGAAAAGTTTTTCAACATTATTTTAGGAACAGATTATCATATTAATGATTTAAATGTTATTACGCTTTCTGGTCATTATGCTTTTGAAGACGAAACAGAACACGCATTTCAAAATTATGATTTTACTGATGACACACAAATGCTTACAGATGCCTGGAACAGAAATGAATTAACTACAGCGACCAACCCAAAATGGGAATATGAACTTCAGTATAAAAAAGACTTTAAGGGTACTAAAGATCACAATCTGCTCTTTAGCGCTTTAGGAACATCATTTGGAAAAGACAAAATCTCAAACTTTACAAACACCACAACTGTTGGAACCATTGAAAATTCATTACAAGAAGCACATACTGAATTTGTGCAAAATGAATATACATTTAAACTAGATTACACCCACCCGTTTGCCAAAAAATATAAACTAGAAGTAGGTGCACAGTATGTTATTGATGATGTAAACAACGATTATGAAGTACGTGATTTTGAAAATAATGTATGGCAAACCAATACAGATTACAGTAATGTATTTGATTATAACCAAGGCGTATTAGGTTTGTATACGACATTTGCTTTTGAAGAAGAAAAATGGGGTGTAAAAGGGGGCTTACGTATAGAAGACACCAATTTAAAAACAATTCTAGCAAACACCAATGAAAAGAATAATCAAAAATACACAAATTTGTTTCCAAGTTTTCATACGTCTTATAAACTTACAGATGATGTGTCTTTACAAGCAGGTTATTCTAAACGTATTTTCAGACCACGCCTTTGGAGTTTAAACCCTTTTGTATCGTTTAGAGACAATTTTAACCTTTCTACAGGTAACCCAAATTTAAATCCTGAATTTACAGATTCTTTTGAAATCACCAGTATATTTAAATTCAATGGAGGTTCTTTAAATTTAGGAGTGTACCACAGAGCGACTGAGGATGTTATAGAACACATTACAACATTTGAAGATAATGTAACTATCTCTAAACCTAGCAATATTGGAACCAATAATGCTACGGGCATTGAATTAAATGCTAAATATACCCCTATAAGCTGGTTAACTTTCACTACAGATTTTAATTATAATACATTTAAACGTAAAGGGCTGTTTGAAAGTAACAACTTCGATTTTAGTGGTAACCGTTGGTCTTCCAAATTGACAGGAAAAATAAAGCTTCCTGCAGATTTCACAGTAGAGGCTACAGGGGGTTATCGCTCAAAGTATAAAAACGTTCAAAGTGAAGTAACAGATAATCTATTTATGAATATAGGAGTTCGTAAAAAAATGATGAAAGGGCGTTTAAACGCGAGTCTAAGCGTACGTGATGTATTTGCTTCCAGAAATAGAGAGTCAATTACAGATCAAGTAAATTTTTATAAAACATCATTTAGTCAAAGAGGGCGCTTTATAACCTTAGGCTTAAGTTTTGGCTTTGGAAAAGGGGAAGCTATGGAATTTTCAGGGCAAAAACGATTTTAA
- a CDS encoding SusC/RagA family TonB-linked outer membrane protein yields the protein MRVFLFLFCTTVFSFTPSNAVSQNSRIKIKEDITLTVDEVFNLIRQQTDYKFIYEKNIFKEFRPIMVKKGIIRTNKLLQKSLSQGDFNLVVTTNNTILIREKLKRRQKQVSGEVSNREGLPLAGVVVLIKGTSTGTVTNFDGKYNINVPNPENVLVFSFLGYATQEILVSNQSTIDVTLKEDVDELSEVIVTGYQTISPNKSTGSTAVVSGKTLERKGNSNLLQSLEGQIPGLLLSNDPTQEGRTNINIRGIANLNGNATPLIVVDGFPLEADLSSINPYEVETVTVLKDAAAASIYGARSANGVIVITTKRGKSGKMKVGYRSFLTITQGSDLAYRLNRADADTYIDTQLQTANNFVASGSFSGHTYQWYLDNLPNFANFFSGSRNIVADAVFGAGDGYITETERDARINAVRGIDNLKQIEDTFYQSQFQQQHNLSLSGGNDKSTFRTSINYTSSEGQNVGSETDRFLIDLVNNIKINDKVNIDLVGNVTFNNSESIPIDEGTFTTVSPYERIYDESGNPLAVRTENISFGTNNQGLSGGKDPLIIQNQIDAGLLDENYYPLQELKENKIETKDVSLRIQARVNAQLASYLNGSFSFQYESGSTRNDNLQGAEAWALKNLINNATPLSFDGDLTELNIPRGARLIETRSNRNSYTLRGQLDFNKTFGDHEISALAGTEIRHIFRKSTVTDRFGFDENTLQFRFVNKGFIQNGNLEDVWHPNGIIAGGIPFNDNFNETTDRFFSLFGNASYGYKNKYILSGSVRIDQSNLFGTNPEFRYKPFWSAGFKWRALEEDFINIDWLDQLDVRASYGINGNISNQFGPFDIAQFLFTPFINDEQSLRIITPGINDLRWERTATTNIGLDLAFLNNRVNLGLDYYNRKTTDLLANSEADTTLGFASLVRNDANIDNNGIEVSLSTVNMRTKNFSWSTNITFRHNKNEVKEVFTEEQSPARSAGRQNLTGAPANTFWVWDYAGLNEEGFPTIKKANGDIITIDNDINTGELFDAFDFEDRVDAGTTDPIYTGAITNTFNYKDLSLSFLFVGSGGHVLSRDSYNGTPFFIGAEFIHSDVTKAWRKPGDENTTNIPRLDGNVYAPGFIRNSNKNIVDGDYIRLREVILTYNLSGKWIKNTFDNVTLNFRANNLFDITKNDFDIDPEAHGLGRRFFKVEPSYTFGINLNF from the coding sequence ATGAGGGTCTTTCTTTTTCTATTCTGTACAACCGTTTTTAGCTTCACACCTAGTAACGCTGTATCTCAAAATTCTAGAATTAAAATTAAAGAAGATATCACTTTAACAGTAGATGAAGTTTTTAACCTTATAAGGCAGCAAACCGATTATAAGTTTATTTATGAAAAAAATATCTTTAAAGAATTTCGGCCTATAATGGTGAAAAAAGGAATCATTCGAACCAATAAATTATTACAAAAAAGTTTATCACAGGGTGATTTTAACTTAGTCGTAACTACCAATAATACCATCCTTATTAGAGAAAAACTCAAAAGGAGGCAAAAACAAGTTTCGGGAGAAGTTTCTAACAGAGAAGGCCTTCCTTTAGCTGGAGTGGTGGTTTTAATAAAAGGAACATCTACTGGAACTGTTACAAATTTCGATGGCAAATATAATATTAACGTTCCCAACCCAGAAAATGTACTGGTTTTTTCTTTTTTAGGCTATGCAACACAAGAAATACTGGTAAGCAATCAAAGTACAATCGACGTCACATTAAAAGAGGATGTAGATGAATTATCCGAAGTTATTGTTACTGGATATCAAACTATTTCACCAAATAAATCTACTGGTTCTACCGCAGTTGTCAGCGGCAAAACTCTTGAAAGAAAAGGAAACTCAAATCTTCTACAATCTTTAGAGGGGCAAATACCTGGGTTATTATTATCAAATGACCCTACTCAAGAAGGTAGAACAAATATTAATATTCGTGGAATTGCTAATTTAAATGGTAATGCAACCCCATTAATTGTTGTGGATGGCTTTCCTCTTGAGGCGGATTTATCCTCTATTAATCCTTATGAAGTAGAGACGGTTACCGTTTTAAAAGATGCAGCAGCGGCTTCCATATATGGTGCCCGTTCTGCTAATGGGGTCATCGTTATTACTACTAAAAGAGGTAAATCTGGAAAAATGAAGGTAGGTTACCGTAGTTTTTTAACTATTACTCAAGGTTCTGATTTAGCATATCGTTTAAATAGAGCCGATGCCGATACTTATATAGACACACAATTGCAAACAGCAAATAATTTTGTAGCAAGTGGTTCATTTTCAGGACACACGTATCAATGGTATTTAGATAATCTTCCAAACTTTGCCAATTTCTTTAGTGGTTCTAGAAACATTGTTGCAGATGCTGTTTTCGGAGCTGGTGACGGTTATATCACAGAGACTGAAAGAGATGCCAGAATAAATGCTGTAAGGGGGATCGATAACCTAAAACAAATAGAAGATACTTTTTATCAATCGCAATTTCAACAACAGCACAATCTTAGCCTTAGCGGTGGTAATGATAAGAGTACTTTTAGAACTAGTATAAACTATACATCATCAGAAGGACAAAATGTAGGGAGTGAAACTGACAGGTTCTTGATAGATCTAGTTAACAATATTAAAATTAATGATAAAGTTAACATAGATCTCGTAGGTAACGTTACCTTCAATAATTCTGAAAGTATTCCTATTGATGAAGGTACTTTTACAACTGTTAGCCCATACGAACGTATATATGATGAATCGGGCAACCCTTTAGCTGTAAGAACAGAAAATATAAGTTTTGGCACAAATAATCAAGGACTCTCTGGAGGAAAAGACCCTTTAATAATTCAAAATCAAATCGATGCCGGTTTATTAGATGAAAACTATTACCCATTACAGGAATTAAAAGAAAACAAAATTGAAACCAAAGATGTTTCTTTAAGAATACAAGCAAGAGTTAATGCGCAGTTAGCCAGCTATCTTAATGGTTCCTTTTCTTTTCAATACGAGTCCGGCAGTACCAGAAACGACAACCTTCAAGGTGCCGAGGCTTGGGCACTTAAAAACTTAATTAATAATGCCACACCATTATCTTTTGATGGTGATTTAACCGAATTAAATATTCCTAGAGGCGCTAGACTTATTGAAACGCGTAGCAATAGAAATTCTTATACATTAAGAGGGCAGTTAGACTTTAATAAAACATTTGGGGATCATGAAATATCAGCACTTGCAGGTACTGAAATTAGACATATTTTTAGAAAGAGTACTGTTACAGACAGGTTTGGGTTTGACGAAAACACACTACAATTTAGATTTGTTAATAAAGGCTTTATACAAAACGGAAACCTAGAGGATGTTTGGCATCCAAATGGAATTATAGCTGGAGGTATTCCTTTTAATGACAATTTTAATGAAACCACAGACCGTTTTTTCTCATTATTTGGTAATGCTTCCTATGGTTATAAAAACAAATACATCCTTTCGGGTAGTGTTCGTATAGATCAATCAAACTTATTTGGAACTAATCCAGAGTTTAGATATAAACCATTCTGGTCTGCAGGTTTCAAATGGCGTGCCTTAGAAGAAGACTTTATTAATATTGATTGGTTAGACCAATTAGATGTTCGTGCTTCTTATGGTATTAATGGTAATATTTCAAATCAGTTTGGTCCTTTTGATATTGCACAATTTCTTTTTACGCCATTCATAAATGATGAACAATCCTTACGAATTATTACGCCAGGAATTAATGATTTAAGATGGGAAAGAACAGCTACTACCAATATTGGCTTAGATTTGGCCTTCTTAAACAATCGTGTTAATCTTGGTTTAGATTATTATAATAGAAAAACTACAGACCTATTAGCCAATAGTGAGGCCGATACAACACTTGGTTTTGCTTCTTTAGTTAGGAATGACGCCAATATAGATAATAATGGTATTGAAGTTTCTCTAAGCACCGTTAACATGCGTACTAAAAACTTTAGCTGGTCTACCAATATCACTTTTAGACATAATAAAAATGAAGTTAAAGAAGTATTTACCGAAGAGCAATCACCTGCAAGGTCTGCAGGAAGACAAAATTTAACCGGAGCTCCGGCTAACACCTTTTGGGTTTGGGATTATGCAGGCTTAAATGAAGAAGGCTTTCCTACCATTAAAAAAGCTAATGGCGATATTATAACTATAGATAATGATATAAATACTGGTGAACTTTTTGATGCTTTCGATTTTGAAGATAGAGTTGATGCTGGCACTACAGACCCTATTTATACGGGTGCTATTACCAACACTTTTAACTACAAAGATTTAAGCCTTTCCTTTTTATTTGTAGGTAGTGGCGGGCATGTATTATCTAGAGATTCCTATAATGGCACACCTTTCTTTATTGGTGCAGAATTTATACATAGTGATGTAACAAAAGCCTGGCGAAAACCAGGAGATGAAAACACTACGAACATCCCCAGGCTTGATGGAAATGTTTATGCACCTGGGTTTATACGTAATAGTAATAAAAACATAGTAGATGGGGATTATATTAGGCTTAGAGAAGTTATTCTTACTTATAACCTTTCTGGTAAGTGGATAAAAAACACATTTGATAATGTGACTTTAAATTTTAGAGCTAACAACCTGTTTGATATTACTAAAAATGATTTTGACATTGACCCTGAAGCTCATGGTTTAGGTAGACGTTTCTTCAAGGTTGAACCATCTTATACATTTGGTATAAATCTAAACTTTTAA
- a CDS encoding DoxX family protein: MNKNENLGLLILRISLGVLMLFHGFAKLKGISFIEGVLSEKGLPSLLGYGVYFTEIVAPIAIIIGYRTRLASIVFALGALFALFLVHASDIFTLNQHGGWSVELLGLYLFGAISLFYTGAGKYALSVNNKWD; the protein is encoded by the coding sequence ATGAACAAAAACGAAAATTTAGGATTATTGATATTACGCATTTCATTGGGTGTATTAATGTTATTTCACGGCTTTGCAAAACTTAAAGGCATATCTTTTATAGAAGGAGTACTCTCAGAAAAAGGATTGCCTTCACTTTTGGGCTATGGTGTATATTTTACTGAAATCGTAGCCCCTATTGCAATTATCATTGGCTATAGAACGAGGTTAGCGAGTATTGTTTTTGCACTTGGTGCACTATTTGCATTATTTCTAGTGCATGCGTCCGATATTTTTACTTTAAACCAGCACGGAGGTTGGAGTGTAGAATTGCTAGGCTTGTATCTTTTTGGAGCAATCAGTTTGTTTTATACAGGCGCAGGGAAATATGCTCTTTCGGTAAATAATAAATGGGATTAA
- a CDS encoding sensor histidine kinase, translating into MKRLLKNIELKEWGFQTLFLIILFFISSFDKNSPNIGWDKFAFFLHYAFIAFVINYAFLPFFFYKKKFVKLILALVFIFGYAYIIEEFVLEKIFYSGDRGQHISNVFFTLLDIVPLVLIMVSFKLAWDASQKQREVEQLQLSVKESELRYLKSQINPHFLFNNLNNLYSYAMENSPKTPSIILELSSVLRYMLYNCKEDFVPLSEEVIHLKHFTALNELQIENRGVVKFSASEIPDNYIIAPLILLMFIENAFKHSTASQSDNILIDININVSNNGTLSFTCLNSFLPNSNNQSLSKGIGLQNVKKRLELMYPEKYKLDIKDFNNTYTVCLVLQLETKD; encoded by the coding sequence ATGAAACGATTGTTAAAAAATATTGAATTAAAGGAATGGGGATTTCAAACTCTATTTCTAATAATCTTGTTTTTTATATCCTCTTTTGATAAGAATAGCCCTAACATTGGATGGGATAAATTTGCCTTCTTTTTACATTATGCATTTATTGCCTTTGTAATAAACTATGCTTTTTTACCCTTTTTCTTTTATAAGAAGAAATTTGTAAAACTTATTTTGGCATTAGTATTCATCTTTGGTTATGCTTATATCATAGAAGAATTTGTATTGGAAAAAATTTTCTATAGTGGAGATAGGGGCCAGCATATTTCTAATGTTTTTTTCACTCTATTAGATATCGTTCCTTTGGTACTTATCATGGTAAGTTTTAAATTGGCCTGGGATGCTAGTCAAAAACAACGCGAGGTTGAACAATTGCAGTTATCTGTAAAAGAAAGTGAATTACGTTATTTAAAGTCACAAATAAATCCTCATTTTTTATTTAACAATTTGAATAATTTATATTCTTATGCGATGGAAAATTCTCCTAAAACACCATCGATTATTTTAGAATTATCTTCTGTTTTACGCTATATGCTATATAATTGTAAGGAGGATTTTGTTCCTCTGTCAGAAGAAGTTATACATCTTAAACATTTTACAGCATTAAACGAATTGCAAATAGAGAATAGGGGTGTTGTAAAGTTTTCTGCCTCAGAGATACCAGATAATTATATTATAGCACCTTTAATTCTGTTAATGTTTATTGAAAATGCATTTAAGCACAGTACAGCAAGCCAAAGTGATAATATACTTATTGATATTAATATAAACGTATCTAATAATGGTACTTTGAGTTTTACATGCCTGAATAGTTTTTTACCTAATTCCAATAATCAAAGTCTCTCAAAGGGGATTGGGTTACAGAATGTGAAAAAGCGTTTAGAACTCATGTATCCAGAAAAATATAAGCTAGATATTAAAGATTTTAATAATACGTATACTGTGTGCTTAGTATTACAATTAGAGACTAAAGATTAA
- a CDS encoding LytR/AlgR family response regulator transcription factor, which yields MLRSCIIIEDQPPAQRLLQKYIKDMGSLELKGTFSSAIEAIAFLEETTVDLIFLDIHLPKISGMDFLKTQLNRSQVILTTAFSDYALESYEYNVVDYLLKPFSFQRFVQAVTKSASMSRIPKEVTKSQEKTRTNTFFIKSGHDLLKVSSKDVLYIKSDDDYTEVVTANKTYLSTDSLKGWLGKLGNSFCQVHKSYILNTTYLQKVSGNQIFLNNEKIIPIGRAYKDSFLRNFLK from the coding sequence ATGTTAAGAAGCTGCATCATTATAGAAGATCAACCACCTGCACAACGTTTATTGCAGAAGTATATAAAAGATATGGGTTCTTTGGAATTAAAAGGGACATTCTCTAGTGCTATTGAAGCTATTGCTTTTTTGGAGGAAACCACCGTGGATTTAATTTTTTTAGACATTCACTTACCAAAAATATCAGGAATGGATTTTTTAAAAACTCAGCTAAACCGTTCTCAAGTTATTTTAACAACGGCTTTTTCAGATTATGCTTTGGAGAGTTATGAATATAATGTGGTAGATTATTTATTAAAACCGTTTTCGTTTCAACGCTTTGTGCAAGCAGTTACAAAAAGTGCTTCAATGAGTCGTATCCCGAAAGAAGTTACAAAGTCTCAAGAAAAAACCAGAACTAATACCTTTTTTATTAAGTCGGGACATGATCTATTGAAGGTTAGTAGCAAAGATGTTTTATACATAAAATCTGATGATGATTATACAGAAGTTGTCACTGCTAATAAAACCTATTTAAGTACCGATTCATTAAAAGGCTGGTTAGGTAAATTAGGCAATTCATTTTGTCAAGTTCATAAATCATATATTTTAAATACTACATACTTACAAAAGGTTTCTGGTAATCAAATTTTTTTAAACAATGAAAAAATTATACCAATTGGCAGAGCTTATAAAGATTCTTTTTTAAGAAACTTTTTAAAGTAA
- a CDS encoding FecR family protein, with protein MKTLILKFLTNCITPLEEEKLCKWLKETKNKNTFKTYVHDIYALNMHYSNSIDDIDADILFNNILSNIQKPNNPIKPVTPLWIKYAVAASITILISLAFIFNNDNSQVVEPIIVNNTIKTGTDKATLTLESGEEVALTKGTSIQTPHANSNGEAIIYKNTSSQQLVYNYLTVPRGGQFQLTLSDGTQVWLNSESQLKYPVSFTDGNSRQVELVYGEAYFDVSPSTEHQGSNFKVYHKAQEIQVLGTEFNVKAYKDETHVYTTLAEGKVSVSTENENNVLEPNEQSNLNTTNKNLTVSKVNVYSETSWKDGIFSFIDKPLKDVTKVLERWYDVDVIFMNQSLGIVEFNGVLGKDQSIEEILGAIKSISINNYEINNKTIIIK; from the coding sequence TTGAAAACTCTAATTTTAAAGTTCTTAACCAATTGTATCACTCCTTTAGAAGAAGAAAAACTTTGTAAATGGTTAAAAGAAACTAAAAACAAAAATACATTTAAGACCTATGTGCATGATATTTATGCCTTAAACATGCATTATAGTAATTCTATTGATGATATTGATGCCGACATTTTATTTAATAATATATTATCTAATATTCAGAAACCTAACAACCCAATCAAACCAGTGACCCCCTTGTGGATAAAATACGCGGTTGCAGCCTCAATAACCATTTTAATCTCACTAGCTTTTATTTTTAATAATGATAATTCTCAAGTTGTTGAGCCAATAATCGTAAACAATACCATTAAAACTGGCACAGATAAAGCAACCCTAACTTTAGAGAGTGGGGAGGAAGTAGCTTTAACAAAAGGAACTTCCATACAGACACCGCATGCCAATAGTAATGGCGAAGCAATAATATATAAAAATACATCTTCCCAGCAATTAGTCTATAACTATCTAACAGTTCCCAGAGGAGGGCAGTTCCAACTAACCCTTTCAGATGGTACACAGGTATGGTTAAATTCAGAAAGCCAATTAAAATACCCTGTAAGTTTTACCGACGGCAATAGCCGTCAGGTAGAACTTGTTTACGGTGAAGCTTATTTCGATGTCTCGCCAAGTACAGAGCATCAAGGCTCTAATTTCAAGGTGTATCATAAGGCACAAGAAATACAAGTATTAGGAACCGAATTCAATGTTAAAGCTTATAAAGATGAAACCCATGTTTATACTACTTTAGCAGAAGGTAAAGTATCTGTAAGCACCGAAAATGAAAATAATGTTTTAGAGCCTAATGAACAATCTAATTTAAATACAACGAATAAAAACCTAACAGTATCTAAAGTTAATGTTTATTCAGAAACTTCATGGAAAGATGGCATTTTCAGTTTTATAGATAAACCTTTGAAAGATGTTACTAAAGTTTTGGAAAGATGGTATGATGTCGATGTCATATTTATGAATCAGTCATTAGGAATAGTAGAATTTAATGGTGTTTTGGGAAAAGATCAAAGTATTGAAGAAATATTAGGAGCTATAAAGTCTATTTCAATAAATAATTACGAAATAAATAATAAAACAATAATAATAAAATAA
- a CDS encoding YicC/YloC family endoribonuclease, which translates to MIYSMTGYGKSVLQLPTKKITIELKSLNSKNLDLNARMPSIYREKELFIRKLLAAKLVRGKIDFSIYVEATAEDTSTQINTPVVKQYIEQLKNVVDGDAIELLKMAVRFPDALNTVREEIDDDEWKTIEAQINTAVNDLIDHRLDEGKVLEQDFNKRIITIGNILEQVIAMDPERVEGVRERLLKGVEDLKEKYDENRFEQELVYYIEKFDITEEKVRLKNHLDYFTECINSKDSNGKKLGFIGQEMGREINTIGSKSNYAPMQQLVVQMKDELEKIKEQLLNVL; encoded by the coding sequence ATGATATATTCAATGACAGGTTATGGAAAATCTGTATTGCAATTACCCACTAAAAAAATAACAATAGAGCTTAAATCTCTTAATAGTAAAAATTTAGATTTAAATGCGAGGATGCCCTCGATTTACAGAGAAAAAGAATTATTTATTCGAAAACTTCTCGCTGCAAAATTAGTACGAGGGAAAATTGATTTTTCTATTTATGTTGAAGCGACTGCAGAAGACACCTCTACACAAATAAACACACCTGTTGTTAAACAATATATAGAACAGCTAAAAAATGTCGTTGATGGTGATGCTATTGAACTTCTTAAGATGGCAGTTCGTTTTCCAGATGCTTTAAATACGGTTCGTGAGGAAATTGATGATGATGAATGGAAAACCATCGAAGCACAAATCAATACTGCTGTAAACGACTTAATCGATCATAGATTAGATGAAGGCAAAGTGCTTGAACAGGATTTTAATAAACGGATCATCACCATCGGGAATATTCTTGAACAGGTTATTGCTATGGATCCTGAACGCGTTGAAGGTGTTCGTGAACGTTTACTTAAAGGCGTTGAAGACTTAAAAGAGAAATATGATGAAAATCGTTTTGAGCAAGAGTTGGTATATTATATCGAAAAGTTTGATATTACTGAAGAAAAAGTACGTTTAAAAAACCACTTGGATTACTTTACAGAATGTATAAATTCTAAAGATTCTAACGGAAAAAAACTTGGGTTTATAGGTCAGGAAATGGGAAGAGAAATAAATACCATTGGTTCTAAAAGTAATTATGCGCCTATGCAACAATTAGTGGTTCAGATGAAAGATGAGCTGGAAAAAATTAAGGAACAATTATTAAACGTACTTTAA